From Colias croceus chromosome 27, ilColCroc2.1, one genomic window encodes:
- the LOC123703821 gene encoding 23 kDa integral membrane protein-like, which produces MGSYNMSKVALYVLNTIYAILGLAIAAASIWFFCEVHDFTSLRNSNHYLLDYTVYWPQAVPWIFLVVALMVIGVSCCGFASAHKRSRGFITMFVTAQSIAVVCMIVAATLALVFADNKSTDDFFKDTVWDVYFQSKNDREVASSFGLIERKLHCCGADSPRDYKNWKNEFPMSCCDTYYHGFLDTYTIECEFTNKLANERYGCSTVAAQYARIAIKVLSGGLIFTAIIGLLTMGVAIALSKSLEKKRRLQALKNESESKKVLL; this is translated from the coding sequence ATGGGGAGCTATAACATGTCTAAAGTCGCTTTGTACGTCCTAAATACCATTTACGCAATACTGGGCTTGGCCATAGCCGCCGCGTCTATTTGGTTCTTCTGCGAAGTACACGACTTCACGAGCTTACGGAATAGCAACCATTACTTGCTGGATTACACCGTGTACTGGCCGCAAGCTGTACCATGGATCTTCCTGGTTGTCGCGCTGATGGTGATTGGAGTGTCGTGCTGTGGTTTCGCCAGTGCTCACAAGAGAAGCCGCGGTTTTATTACCATGTTTGTGACTGCGCAATCGATAGCTGTAGTATGCATGATCGTGGCTGCTACCCTGGCGCTAGTTTTCGCTGACAACAAATCCACTGACGACTTCTTTAAGGACACCGTATGGGATGTGTACTTCCAGTCGAAGAACGATCGTGAAGTCGCCTCGTCGTTCGGCTTGATCGAGCGCAAGTTGCACTGCTGTGGTGCCGACAGTCCGAGGGATTACAAGAATTGGAAGAACGAGTTCCCGATGTCCTGCTGTGACACTTATTATCATGGATTCCTGGATACCTACACTATAGAATGCGAATTTACTAACAAATTGGCGAATGAAAGGTACGGCTGCTCGACTGTGGCTGCGCAGTATGCGCGAATTGCGATCAAAGTTCTCTCCGGAGGTCTGATCTTCACTGCAATTATCGGGCTCCTCACTATGGGTGTAGCGATAGCCTTGTCGAAGTCATTGGAGAAAAAACGAAGGCTTCAAGCGTTGAAGAATGAATCTGAAAGCAAAAAGGTGCTATTGTAA